In Nitrospira sp. MA-1, the DNA window TCCTTGCGTTTGCCAACCCCAACTCCCAACGGTGTAACCAATGCGCGCCAATATTTTTGTCACGGATGATGATGATGTAGTTCGCCAAGCCATCAGCCGACGGCTCGCGAAGCGACACCATCAAGTTCGGAGTTTTGCGTCGGGAGAAGCCTTATTGGAAGCTCTTGACCATGATATCCCTGATCTGATTTTGTTGGACTTGAAAATGGCCGGATTAAGCGGGCTGGAGACTCTCAAGAATATTCGTGCCAAATCTCAGCAAGCCTTGGTCATTCTCCTTACGGCCTATGGCACGGTTGAAGAGGCAGTGGAAGCCATTAAACTCGGGGCCTATGATTTTCTGATTAAAAGCGTCGATTTCTCCAGCGTGGAGCCCGTGATCGATCGAGCATTGGACTATCTGAGTCTCCGTCGCCGTATCGACTTTGAAACGCAGGATAGGCCAGGCCGATATGCCTTAAACGGTTTGATTTCCAATAGCCCTAGTATGAAAGAATTGGTTGGACAAATTCAGGAAATGGCCAAAAATCTGAAAACGACCGTGCTCCTCTTTGGAGAAACCGGAACAGGTAAAGAATTTGTCGCACGAGTGCTCCACCATAATGGTCCTCGGGACAAAGGTCCGTTTGTGGGAGTGAACTGTACAGCCATTCCTCAGGAATTATTTGAAAGTGAGTTGTTTGGCTATGAACGCGGGGCTTTCACGGGGGCAAACCAGCGCAAACTCGGCCTCTGTGAGCAGGCCGAAGGCGGGACTCTCTTTTTAGATGAGATTGGAGACCTCAATCCCTCAATGCAAGCCAAATTGCTTCGAGTTTTACAGGAACGTTCGTTTAAGCGGTTGGGGGGGCAAGAAGATATTGATGTGGATTTTCGTCTGATTGCGGCCACCAATCGGGATTTGCGCAAAGATGTGACGCAAGGCAGATTTCGGGAGGACTTGTTTTTTCGGCTGAATGTGGTGTCAATGACTCTCCCACCATTACGGAACCGAACAGAGGATATTATCCCGCTGGCTCTAGCGACGTTAATTCGACAAAGCAGCGAACTTGGTAAAGAGGTCACGGCGATTGAGCCAGAGGCCCAACGGCTGTTGGAACGCTATCCGTATCCGGGAAATATTCGTGAACTCGAAAATATTATGGAGCGTGCGACTATTTTTTGTCGTGGGAAAAGCTTGACGGAAGGGGATCTGCCTCGTGAAGTTCATGAAGAGGCACGTTCCTCAGTCAATGCGGTCGCTCGAGGGGATCAGCAGGTTGTTCGCATGGAAATGATTCTTGGGGAACAAACCCTTGCGGCCATTGAAAGTGATTTAATTGAGGAAGTCATGCGATTGTCTGATTATAATAAAAGTCTCGCTGCCAAATATCTTGGCATTACCCGCTTTGCTTTGGACCGTCGCCTCAAAAAAATTCCCGAGTCTTGATCTCCCCTGTTGTTACCTGAGGTAGCCCTTCCATGATGATGGTCGAGTGTTTGTCTTCCAAGAACGTGTAGCTGTCCTGAAGTGTTTCTTCAGGACAAATTGGATACCATCTTTGTTCACAGAGAGAAGGGGCC includes these proteins:
- a CDS encoding sigma-54 dependent transcriptional regulator, producing MRANIFVTDDDDVVRQAISRRLAKRHHQVRSFASGEALLEALDHDIPDLILLDLKMAGLSGLETLKNIRAKSQQALVILLTAYGTVEEAVEAIKLGAYDFLIKSVDFSSVEPVIDRALDYLSLRRRIDFETQDRPGRYALNGLISNSPSMKELVGQIQEMAKNLKTTVLLFGETGTGKEFVARVLHHNGPRDKGPFVGVNCTAIPQELFESELFGYERGAFTGANQRKLGLCEQAEGGTLFLDEIGDLNPSMQAKLLRVLQERSFKRLGGQEDIDVDFRLIAATNRDLRKDVTQGRFREDLFFRLNVVSMTLPPLRNRTEDIIPLALATLIRQSSELGKEVTAIEPEAQRLLERYPYPGNIRELENIMERATIFCRGKSLTEGDLPREVHEEARSSVNAVARGDQQVVRMEMILGEQTLAAIESDLIEEVMRLSDYNKSLAAKYLGITRFALDRRLKKIPES